From the Thermococcus guaymasensis DSM 11113 genome, one window contains:
- a CDS encoding ASCH domain-containing protein translates to MRRWKMGLQEEYLRAIAEGKKRIEGRLYDEKRQVIKPGDEIVFENKLVCVVKDMRVYSSFREMLEKEGLENVLPGVKSIEEGVKVYRRFYSEEKEKKYGVVAIEVEPVAWIGEPLE, encoded by the coding sequence GTGAGACGCTGGAAGATGGGCCTCCAGGAGGAGTATCTCAGGGCGATAGCAGAGGGGAAAAAGAGGATTGAAGGCAGATTGTACGACGAGAAGAGGCAGGTGATAAAGCCCGGAGACGAAATAGTCTTCGAGAACAAGCTCGTCTGTGTCGTCAAAGACATGAGGGTCTACTCGTCCTTCAGGGAGATGCTGGAGAAGGAGGGCCTTGAGAACGTCCTGCCGGGAGTGAAGAGCATCGAGGAGGGCGTTAAGGTCTACAGGCGCTTTTATTCGGAGGAGAAGGAGAAGAAGTACGGGGTCGTTGCAATAGAGGTCGAGCCGGTGGCGTGGATTGGGGAGCCGTTAGAATGA
- a CDS encoding DUF433 domain-containing protein has product MIDDRIEINPKKMGGKPVIKGTRIPVYFILELLANGWSFEDILESYPQLTKEDLNALLEGYKERRNHRYLSFTHLMK; this is encoded by the coding sequence ATGATTGACGACAGAATTGAGATAAACCCCAAGAAAATGGGCGGTAAGCCCGTCATCAAGGGGACGAGGATTCCCGTTTACTTCATACTCGAACTCCTCGCCAACGGCTGGAGCTTTGAGGATATACTTGAGAGCTACCCTCAGCTGACGAAGGAAGACCTAAATGCTCTTCTAGAAGGTTATAAAGAAAGAAGAAATCACAGATACCTCTCCTTCACCCACCTGATGAAGTAG
- a CDS encoding carboxypeptidase M32, protein METVFQNETIKEILTKYRRIWAIGHAQSVLSWDMEVNMPKEGILERSVAQGELSVLSQEFLLKPDFVELVEKAKGLENLNEYERGVVRVLDRQIRINKAFPPEFLREMSEVTSQATKAWEEAKRTDDYSKFEPWLDKIIDLAKRAAEYLGYEDEPYDALLDLYEEGTTTKDVERMFDKLEKELKPLLEKIMEEGKVPQSHPLEKERYEKEQMEKVNLWILQKFGFPLGVRSRLDVSAHPFTTEFGIRDVRITTRYEGYDFRRTVLSTVHEFGHALYELQGDERFMFSPIAGGVSLGIHESQSRFWENIIGRSREFAGLIYPVLKENLPFISNYTPEDVYLYFNMVRPDFIRTESDVVTYNFHILLRFKLERMMLNEGVKAKDLPELWNEEMERLLGIRPKTYAEGILQDIHWAHGTIGYFPTYSIGTLLSAQFYYHMKKDIPDFEEKVAKAEFEPIKAWLREKIHRWGSIYPPKELLKKAIGEELNPDYFIRWVKERYL, encoded by the coding sequence ATGGAGACCGTTTTCCAGAACGAAACTATTAAAGAGATTCTGACCAAGTACAGGCGCATCTGGGCCATCGGCCACGCCCAGAGCGTTCTCAGCTGGGACATGGAGGTCAACATGCCGAAGGAGGGAATCCTTGAGAGGAGCGTTGCCCAAGGAGAACTCTCAGTTCTCAGCCAAGAGTTCCTCCTCAAACCGGACTTTGTGGAACTCGTCGAGAAAGCCAAGGGCCTTGAGAACCTCAACGAATACGAGCGCGGTGTTGTTAGGGTTCTCGACAGGCAGATAAGGATTAACAAGGCCTTCCCGCCAGAGTTCCTCAGGGAGATGAGCGAGGTAACGAGCCAGGCGACCAAGGCCTGGGAGGAGGCTAAGAGAACCGACGACTACTCAAAGTTCGAGCCCTGGCTCGACAAAATCATAGACCTCGCCAAGAGGGCCGCCGAGTATCTCGGCTACGAGGACGAACCCTACGATGCCCTTCTCGACCTCTACGAGGAGGGGACTACCACCAAGGACGTCGAGCGCATGTTCGACAAGCTCGAAAAAGAACTAAAGCCCCTCCTTGAGAAGATAATGGAGGAGGGCAAAGTCCCGCAGAGCCACCCGCTCGAGAAGGAGCGCTATGAGAAAGAGCAGATGGAAAAGGTCAACCTCTGGATTCTCCAGAAGTTCGGCTTCCCGCTCGGCGTCCGTTCAAGGCTCGACGTTTCGGCCCACCCGTTCACCACAGAGTTTGGAATCCGCGACGTTAGAATAACCACCCGCTACGAGGGCTACGACTTCAGGAGGACTGTCCTGAGCACCGTCCATGAGTTCGGACACGCGCTCTACGAGCTCCAGGGGGACGAGAGGTTCATGTTCAGCCCGATAGCCGGCGGGGTTTCCCTCGGAATCCACGAGAGCCAGAGCAGGTTCTGGGAGAACATAATTGGACGCTCAAGGGAGTTTGCCGGGCTTATCTACCCAGTCCTGAAGGAGAACCTGCCTTTCATAAGCAACTACACGCCCGAGGACGTCTACCTGTACTTCAACATGGTCAGGCCGGACTTCATAAGGACTGAATCAGATGTCGTCACCTACAACTTCCACATACTGCTCCGCTTCAAGCTCGAGAGGATGATGCTCAACGAGGGCGTTAAGGCCAAAGACTTACCAGAGCTCTGGAACGAGGAGATGGAGAGGCTCCTCGGCATAAGGCCGAAGACCTACGCCGAGGGAATACTCCAGGACATCCACTGGGCGCACGGAACGATAGGCTACTTCCCGACCTACAGTATCGGAACGCTCCTCTCGGCTCAGTTCTACTATCACATGAAGAAGGACATCCCCGACTTCGAGGAAAAAGTTGCTAAAGCGGAGTTCGAGCCCATCAAGGCCTGGTTGAGGGAGAAGATACACCGCTGGGGAAGCATCTACCCGCCGAAGGAGCTCCTGAAGAAGGCCATCGGCGAGGAGCTGAACCCGGACTACTTCATCAGGTGGGTGAAGGAGAGGTATCTGTGA
- a CDS encoding carbohydrate kinase family protein, whose protein sequence is MKLDLVVLGHVSVDHIIFPGKEEILLPGGAAAAVATSAALAGARVGLVTKVGEDFPEEWMEKLASLLDVRGVQILPGKTIHIYMIYHEDGSVDAPVDMGVAEKMGETPIPEEYMEAEVFHIAPIPPEEQLKAVKRLEGKRISLDFNPTYMDDYREKRDLMREIVSRAEVVFPNEREALVITRAESVEEAAEVLHDWGAKIVVITRGEKGVLVYDGQFREFPALPIRPEEIVDPTGAGDAFAGGFLAGYSGGEPLEVCVKLGLELAREVLKKKGSWSV, encoded by the coding sequence ATGAAGCTCGACTTAGTCGTCCTGGGACACGTTTCCGTTGACCATATCATATTTCCGGGAAAGGAAGAGATACTCCTGCCTGGCGGAGCTGCGGCGGCCGTTGCGACCTCTGCTGCCCTTGCCGGTGCAAGAGTGGGTCTCGTGACCAAAGTCGGCGAGGACTTTCCCGAGGAATGGATGGAAAAGCTAGCTTCTCTCCTCGACGTGCGGGGAGTCCAGATCCTGCCTGGAAAGACCATCCACATCTACATGATTTACCACGAGGACGGGAGCGTTGATGCACCGGTAGATATGGGAGTAGCCGAGAAGATGGGGGAGACACCGATTCCAGAGGAGTACATGGAAGCAGAGGTCTTCCACATAGCCCCTATTCCGCCGGAGGAGCAGTTGAAGGCCGTTAAAAGGCTTGAAGGGAAGAGGATAAGCCTCGACTTCAACCCGACGTATATGGACGACTATCGGGAGAAAAGAGACCTCATGAGAGAAATCGTCTCGCGGGCCGAGGTGGTCTTCCCGAACGAGAGGGAGGCACTTGTCATAACCCGCGCGGAGAGCGTTGAGGAGGCCGCAGAGGTTCTCCACGACTGGGGGGCAAAAATCGTTGTCATAACCCGTGGCGAGAAGGGAGTCCTTGTCTACGACGGGCAGTTCAGGGAGTTCCCTGCACTTCCAATAAGGCCCGAGGAAATCGTTGACCCCACCGGTGCAGGGGACGCCTTTGCAGGAGGCTTCCTGGCAGGCTACTCCGGGGGAGAGCCACTGGAAGTCTGCGTAAAGCTCGGACTGGAGCTGGCGAGGGAAGTCCTGAAGAAAAAGGGGAGCTGGAGCGTTTAG
- a CDS encoding DUF58 domain-containing protein, producing MAEEIKPELTERGAETLFAMWVIMISAFLFLRWELVYLMLPILWVFFVSLFFFRPGIKLEIQREIPHDRMLEGEIAEIKLRIKSSTRIPSLKIEEDLPEGLELVEGSREHVFSLGKDEERVITYKVRVKRGIHEFNGVRVSYRDPMGFFKLDHFIEHYTELIGMPLIEDVPTPYSTKGTKITAGPLPSPRVGEGVEFHAIRDYQPGDPLKIINWKATAKTGRIMANEYESERKVDVIFIVDASYKSQRVFDYLIRAAASLMLNALNNGTSFGLLLAEAVPLWVRVDYGKRHFFKCIDFLSTARPDKNNMIAYQVEHLIRSRFPPRAQLLYFSTLQTEESREALRTMASYGYRVVVISPDPYSGVEPKTKEEELALKLLRLKRKAHLKKMAAHGIIIDWDVKKPLKAAIAEVIRL from the coding sequence ATGGCAGAGGAAATCAAGCCCGAACTGACAGAGAGAGGGGCAGAGACCCTGTTCGCGATGTGGGTTATAATGATCTCCGCCTTTTTGTTCCTGCGCTGGGAGTTAGTCTACCTGATGCTCCCAATACTCTGGGTATTCTTCGTGTCGCTGTTCTTCTTCAGGCCGGGGATAAAGCTCGAAATCCAGAGGGAGATCCCCCACGATAGGATGCTCGAAGGAGAGATCGCGGAGATAAAGCTTAGGATAAAGTCCAGTACAAGGATACCCAGTCTCAAAATCGAAGAAGACCTCCCGGAGGGCCTTGAACTGGTCGAGGGGAGCAGAGAACACGTGTTCTCGCTTGGAAAAGATGAAGAACGGGTAATAACGTACAAGGTTAGGGTCAAACGAGGGATACATGAATTCAACGGCGTGAGGGTGAGTTACCGGGATCCAATGGGCTTCTTCAAGCTCGATCACTTCATAGAGCACTACACGGAACTCATAGGTATGCCCCTCATCGAGGACGTCCCAACACCCTACTCAACCAAGGGCACCAAGATCACCGCGGGCCCGCTCCCATCTCCCAGAGTCGGAGAAGGAGTCGAGTTCCACGCAATAAGGGATTACCAGCCAGGAGACCCGCTGAAGATAATCAACTGGAAGGCAACCGCAAAGACGGGCAGGATAATGGCCAACGAATACGAGAGCGAAAGAAAGGTGGACGTCATTTTCATAGTCGATGCCTCTTACAAAAGCCAGAGGGTCTTTGATTATCTCATCCGAGCTGCGGCCTCGCTAATGCTCAACGCCCTAAACAATGGAACGAGCTTTGGTCTGCTCCTGGCCGAGGCAGTGCCCCTGTGGGTTCGCGTTGACTACGGGAAGAGGCACTTCTTCAAGTGCATTGACTTCCTCAGCACGGCCCGGCCCGACAAAAACAATATGATAGCCTACCAGGTCGAGCACCTTATCAGGTCTCGTTTTCCCCCCAGGGCACAGCTCCTTTACTTTTCCACCCTTCAGACCGAGGAGAGCAGGGAGGCCCTCAGAACCATGGCTTCCTACGGCTACCGCGTCGTTGTGATTTCCCCAGATCCGTACAGTGGTGTAGAGCCCAAAACTAAGGAAGAAGAGCTGGCCCTCAAGCTACTGAGGCTCAAGAGGAAGGCGCACCTCAAAAAGATGGCCGCCCACGGCATTATAATAGACTGGGATGTCAAGAAACCTCTAAAAGCCGCCATCGCAGAGGTGATCCGCCTATGA
- a CDS encoding AAA family ATPase: MKVEEVQLKGNEVLKEVKKAIVGKDEVLKLILTTILADGHILLEDLPGLAKTLMAKSFARALGVEFRRVQFTPDLLPSDILGVSVFNQKTLEFEFRKGPVFTNVLLADEINRAPPKTQSALLEAMQERQVTVEGKTYELPEPFIVIATQNPIEQEGTYPLPEAQLDRFLVRLRVGYPSKEEEIEILRRRMERKKEEVDIQSVTTPREVVEMQKAIEDVYVSDAILEYITNIVTATREDKKEIEVGASPRGSLALLKLSRAYAALNGRDYVIPDDVKAVAVPALSHRLILKRELWYTRVSQESIMEKVLDRVPVPKFE, from the coding sequence ATGAAAGTTGAGGAAGTTCAACTGAAGGGTAACGAAGTCCTTAAGGAAGTTAAGAAGGCAATAGTTGGAAAGGACGAGGTGCTCAAGCTTATACTGACGACGATCCTGGCAGACGGCCACATCCTGCTGGAGGATCTGCCAGGCCTTGCAAAGACCCTCATGGCCAAGAGCTTCGCCAGAGCCCTTGGGGTCGAGTTCAGGCGTGTCCAGTTTACGCCGGATCTGCTCCCAAGCGATATACTCGGCGTTTCAGTCTTCAACCAGAAAACCCTTGAGTTCGAGTTCAGGAAGGGACCTGTCTTCACCAACGTCCTCCTCGCGGACGAGATAAACCGCGCTCCCCCGAAGACCCAGTCCGCTCTGCTTGAAGCAATGCAGGAGAGACAGGTGACGGTTGAAGGCAAGACCTACGAGCTCCCAGAGCCCTTCATAGTTATAGCCACACAGAACCCGATAGAACAGGAGGGCACTTATCCCCTGCCCGAGGCCCAGCTCGACCGTTTCCTCGTCAGACTGCGCGTCGGCTATCCAAGCAAGGAGGAAGAAATCGAGATACTGCGCCGGAGGATGGAAAGGAAGAAGGAAGAGGTAGATATCCAGTCTGTAACGACGCCCAGGGAAGTCGTGGAGATGCAGAAAGCCATCGAAGACGTCTACGTAAGCGATGCGATTCTAGAGTACATAACCAACATCGTCACCGCAACGCGAGAGGACAAGAAGGAGATCGAGGTTGGTGCATCCCCAAGGGGAAGCTTGGCCCTGCTCAAGCTCTCTAGGGCATACGCGGCACTCAACGGAAGGGACTACGTAATCCCCGATGACGTCAAAGCCGTTGCCGTTCCCGCACTGAGTCACAGGCTCATCCTCAAGCGCGAGCTCTGGTACACAAGGGTCAGTCAAGAGAGTATAATGGAGAAGGTCCTCGACCGGGTTCCAGTTCCAAAGTTCGAGTGA
- a CDS encoding DUF4129 domain-containing protein — MKMSIRVKSLLLLVLLFLLMTLLMGYSVKTEELKRTSASSIGSSIGILLSAATIVSVLALLFIFLSWRDISSKRESKLSSSISWIAIFIGLLGYYFVFFVMGQKKTPLPSNSSFNATTNHASVSGPALPKYNVTSTNATSTVFSSPVYILYATIIVFVVVVAYFAVAYYRDALKKRKLREMRRRAELFDRKVGELGLDMFSDPREAVVGIYKNAVLWLEVLGVPYKESWTHWEHARRVRFRKEAFTELTRLFEKAKYAPEKVTWEDAERALSLYREIRRGMDENT, encoded by the coding sequence ATGAAAATGTCCATCCGGGTAAAGTCACTGCTCCTGCTGGTTCTTCTGTTTTTATTGATGACACTTCTAATGGGGTACAGCGTAAAGACGGAGGAGTTGAAAAGAACTTCTGCGTCATCAATAGGGTCATCAATAGGAATCCTTCTGAGTGCCGCCACGATAGTCTCGGTGCTGGCCCTCCTCTTTATATTCCTAAGCTGGCGAGACATCAGTTCCAAGAGGGAATCTAAACTCTCGTCTTCGATTTCGTGGATTGCAATTTTTATCGGGCTTCTCGGATATTATTTTGTTTTCTTTGTTATGGGTCAAAAAAAGACTCCCCTCCCTTCCAACTCGTCCTTCAACGCCACCACCAACCACGCTTCCGTGAGCGGACCGGCGCTTCCCAAATATAACGTCACTTCAACAAACGCTACCTCCACAGTCTTTTCTTCGCCCGTTTACATTCTCTACGCCACCATTATCGTTTTTGTAGTGGTTGTTGCTTACTTTGCGGTTGCCTACTACCGCGATGCCCTCAAGAAAAGGAAGCTTCGGGAGATGAGGCGCAGGGCCGAGCTTTTCGACAGAAAAGTGGGGGAGCTGGGTCTCGATATGTTCAGCGACCCGAGGGAGGCCGTTGTTGGAATATACAAGAACGCTGTCCTCTGGCTTGAGGTGCTCGGCGTTCCATACAAGGAGAGCTGGACTCACTGGGAGCACGCGAGGCGGGTAAGGTTCAGGAAGGAAGCCTTCACCGAGCTGACAAGACTGTTTGAGAAGGCCAAGTACGCACCCGAAAAAGTAACCTGGGAAGACGCTGAACGGGCTTTGAGCCTCTACAGGGAGATCAGGAGGGGGATGGATGAAAATACGTAA
- a CDS encoding DUF2118 family protein: MEKVPKLYVESTREECVKDGKVTGDCVIIDGNVEAWLRKGEPVPEFVSEKAKFLIKEVYDRFYLYVDRTEHKMSADAILVLPDGRTRIYLKKGDELMLLPVEGFTKTLIANVGNRVRTGDAFAAVTTRKGEVHYLKPPRNGTVVFIDEITNRPHYVYYILPEEY, encoded by the coding sequence ATGGAGAAGGTTCCAAAGCTCTACGTCGAGAGCACAAGGGAGGAGTGCGTGAAGGACGGGAAAGTAACCGGCGACTGCGTGATAATAGACGGCAACGTAGAGGCGTGGCTCAGGAAGGGAGAGCCCGTGCCTGAGTTCGTGAGCGAGAAGGCAAAGTTCCTCATCAAGGAAGTCTACGACCGCTTTTACCTCTACGTTGACAGGACAGAGCACAAGATGAGCGCAGACGCTATCCTCGTTCTCCCTGATGGCAGGACAAGGATTTACCTCAAGAAGGGCGACGAGCTGATGCTTCTTCCCGTTGAAGGCTTCACGAAGACATTGATAGCGAACGTCGGGAACAGGGTGAGGACGGGCGATGCCTTCGCGGCGGTAACGACAAGAAAAGGAGAAGTCCACTACCTGAAGCCGCCGAGGAACGGGACGGTGGTCTTCATAGACGAGATAACCAACAGGCCCCACTACGTCTACTACATCCTCCCGGAGGAGTACTGA
- a CDS encoding RNA-guided endonuclease InsQ/TnpB family protein produces MKRAVTLKLQPSKEQEKILFELAQATAIIWNKINYERLKQLKEFGKIDFATTEKEAYYTFKNWIGGSTVQQLARKNAEAWRSFFTLIKKKKSGELPSWFKPRPPKFVREKHGRKLFIIPLRNDQYRIGSNTIELRRLGKFGRLKVQFKGRIHLKGKQGRLEIVYDEVKRKWYAHISYTVEEKLEGTSWVSLPRTPRGNLSAGIDLGVNNLMAVYVENGESFLVNGRPLKSIDFYWRKKIADYQSKLNKSGAKTCRKLRRMHEKAKLQAKHYINTAVRQTVERLYQLGVSRIVVGYPKEIARNSDKSRRQNFILSHVWRFNYVIKRLKEVAEEYGIRIVLVDEAFTSQACPLCGQRHPDGRIFRGLFKCRREGVVMNADLVGAFNILKKVVRTITPSLPGLTAGRGNWPEAGPEGFEEPVLTGSLMRTPQTSLPLARG; encoded by the coding sequence ATGAAGAGGGCAGTAACCCTCAAACTCCAGCCCTCAAAAGAACAAGAGAAAATCCTCTTCGAGTTAGCCCAAGCCACGGCAATAATATGGAACAAAATCAACTACGAGCGATTAAAACAACTCAAAGAATTCGGGAAAATAGACTTCGCAACAACAGAGAAAGAAGCCTACTACACTTTCAAGAACTGGATTGGAGGCTCAACAGTCCAACAGTTAGCGAGGAAAAACGCCGAAGCTTGGAGGAGCTTCTTCACCCTCATAAAGAAGAAAAAGTCTGGAGAACTCCCCTCTTGGTTTAAACCAAGACCCCCAAAGTTTGTCAGGGAAAAGCACGGGAGAAAACTCTTTATCATACCATTGAGGAACGACCAGTACAGGATTGGGAGTAACACAATCGAGTTGAGACGCCTCGGAAAGTTTGGACGATTAAAAGTCCAGTTCAAGGGGAGAATACACCTGAAGGGCAAGCAGGGGCGTTTAGAGATTGTTTACGACGAAGTTAAACGCAAGTGGTACGCTCACATTAGCTACACCGTCGAAGAGAAGCTGGAAGGTACTTCTTGGGTTTCACTCCCAAGAACTCCGAGAGGGAACCTCTCTGCAGGAATTGACCTTGGAGTGAACAATTTAATGGCCGTTTACGTGGAAAACGGTGAAAGCTTCCTTGTAAACGGAAGACCGCTGAAAAGCATTGACTTCTACTGGAGGAAGAAGATTGCCGACTACCAGTCAAAACTCAATAAATCTGGTGCTAAAACGTGCCGGAAACTCAGGAGAATGCACGAGAAGGCGAAACTTCAGGCTAAACACTACATTAATACCGCAGTCAGGCAAACCGTTGAAAGACTCTACCAGTTGGGAGTCTCAAGAATTGTCGTTGGCTATCCAAAGGAAATCGCAAGAAATTCTGACAAGAGCAGGAGGCAGAACTTCATCCTCTCTCACGTCTGGCGTTTTAACTACGTTATCAAACGCTTGAAGGAAGTTGCTGAGGAGTATGGCATTCGTATCGTCTTGGTTGATGAGGCTTTCACCTCTCAAGCCTGCCCTCTCTGCGGCCAACGTCATCCTGATGGGCGTATTTTTAGGGGTTTGTTTAAGTGCCGTAGAGAGGGCGTTGTAATGAATGCTGACTTGGTTGGAGCGTTTAATATTTTGAAGAAGGTTGTTAGAACGATAACCCCGAGCCTGCCGGGTTTAACGGCGGGTAGGGGTAACTGGCCTGAGGCCGGGCCAGAGGGGTTCGAAGAACCCGTTTTAACGGGTTCCTTAATGAGAACCCCTCAAACCTCCCTGCCGTTGGCGAGGGGTTAG
- a CDS encoding FKBP-type peptidyl-prolyl cis-trans isomerase, which yields MKVESGDFVLFNYTGRYEDGEVFDTSYEDIAKEHGIFVEDREYAPIGVTIGAGEIIPGIEEALIGMEVGEKKEVVVPPEKGYGMPREDLIVPVPIEQFTSAGLEPIEGMYVMTDAGIAKILEIGEKTVKLDFNHPLAGKTAVFEIEVVEIKKAGEA from the coding sequence ATGAAGGTTGAAAGTGGTGATTTTGTTCTGTTCAATTACACCGGCAGGTACGAGGACGGTGAAGTTTTCGACACATCCTACGAGGACATTGCCAAGGAGCACGGCATATTCGTTGAAGACCGGGAGTACGCTCCTATAGGGGTTACCATTGGCGCCGGCGAGATAATTCCCGGCATAGAAGAGGCCCTCATTGGAATGGAAGTTGGTGAAAAGAAAGAGGTCGTCGTTCCTCCGGAGAAGGGCTATGGAATGCCGAGGGAGGATCTGATAGTTCCCGTTCCAATCGAGCAGTTCACTTCCGCGGGTCTTGAGCCAATTGAAGGAATGTACGTTATGACCGATGCGGGTATCGCCAAGATCCTTGAGATCGGGGAAAAGACCGTTAAGCTTGACTTCAACCATCCCCTTGCCGGAAAGACTGCAGTTTTCGAGATTGAGGTTGTTGAAATAAAGAAGGCCGGTGAGGCCTGA
- a CDS encoding type II secretion system F family protein — protein MPKESRGIAPLLTKALERILPPKWVKRYELFIYSAGIEFLAIEYLIISMLLSIIFAAAVFIVVPNLRYSLLTLVAVFIGMAFAYPYWRISKRIEEMEKHLPDAFFYLASSLRAGISFSEALEDLTTAKFGALTEEFKRVVSEVKKGRSTVEALRVMAVRNRKSPIIYRSLMIIIEALERGAPMSDVLVYVANDVREILRIKQERKASTGMQMMFFIITSGFVGPAIIGIVGKLMSLMIQGPAVAQIPTVLNILLGFVIIQAAVSGLGIGVIREGKFSAGIKYSILLAMMGALVFQGMKYVNLSF, from the coding sequence ATGCCGAAGGAATCCAGAGGAATAGCACCCCTGCTGACTAAGGCCCTGGAGAGAATCCTGCCACCAAAGTGGGTGAAGCGGTACGAGCTGTTCATATACTCCGCGGGAATAGAGTTCCTGGCGATAGAGTACCTCATAATCTCCATGCTCCTCTCGATTATCTTCGCCGCCGCTGTCTTTATAGTGGTTCCAAATCTGCGTTACAGCCTACTAACACTAGTGGCAGTCTTCATCGGGATGGCCTTTGCCTACCCGTACTGGAGGATATCAAAGAGAATAGAGGAGATGGAAAAGCACCTGCCGGACGCGTTCTTTTACCTCGCCAGCTCTCTCAGGGCTGGAATTTCATTCTCAGAGGCCCTTGAAGACCTAACGACGGCAAAGTTTGGTGCGCTTACGGAGGAGTTCAAGAGGGTTGTCAGCGAGGTCAAAAAGGGCCGTTCGACCGTTGAGGCCTTGAGGGTAATGGCAGTGAGAAACAGGAAGTCCCCCATAATATACAGATCCCTAATGATAATCATAGAGGCCCTAGAAAGGGGTGCACCGATGAGCGACGTTTTAGTCTACGTTGCCAACGACGTAAGAGAGATCCTGAGAATAAAGCAGGAGAGAAAGGCATCAACGGGAATGCAGATGATGTTTTTCATAATAACCAGTGGGTTTGTGGGCCCTGCCATCATAGGGATAGTTGGAAAGCTCATGAGCTTAATGATCCAGGGGCCAGCAGTGGCCCAGATCCCTACCGTTCTGAACATACTGCTCGGATTCGTCATAATTCAGGCGGCAGTGTCCGGGCTCGGAATAGGAGTCATCAGGGAAGGCAAATTCTCGGCAGGGATAAAGTACAGCATACTGCTGGCAATGATGGGTGCCCTCGTCTTTCAGGGGATGAAGTACGTGAACCTAAGCTTTTGA
- a CDS encoding type II secretion system F family protein: MGIIESFLNFLEKLGGTTLEVAERPTRRLPRQGTIQERLRALKELQKETEETKESEREKELEEILEWRRKEITTSFGERLAEGFLKRFRGPVESMTKSIKGLDYDLYRANIRMSKEKYVALMILTSIFAGLFSFLFGILLEMDFFTSMLIGLLGFIGGFLYMRNYPKMVWRRRVAEVEKALPYVLRHMASLLSAGVGIAEALVSVAKADYGAASEEFELIVRDMRAGASFEEALERFEEKMGSENVSRVVKQILRAIKFGGNLAEILYKMAEDFAFEYRMKLVEYVQKVNGIAFIYMFMTIVMPTMFIVAILAGSAFSAQSGGGALALQPSALAVILLFAFPMLSLIIVTMIKRGEPR, encoded by the coding sequence ATGGGTATCATCGAGTCTTTCCTCAACTTCCTTGAGAAGCTTGGAGGCACGACGCTTGAGGTTGCAGAGAGACCGACAAGAAGGCTTCCCCGCCAGGGGACAATCCAAGAGAGACTTAGAGCATTGAAAGAGCTCCAGAAGGAGACGGAAGAGACCAAAGAAAGTGAAAGAGAGAAGGAACTTGAAGAGATCCTCGAATGGAGGAGAAAGGAAATAACAACATCCTTCGGAGAGAGACTTGCGGAAGGATTTCTTAAGAGGTTTAGGGGCCCCGTTGAGTCCATGACAAAATCAATAAAGGGACTCGACTATGACCTCTACCGGGCAAACATCAGGATGTCGAAAGAAAAATACGTCGCCCTGATGATTCTAACATCAATTTTTGCTGGACTATTTTCATTCCTCTTTGGTATACTCCTTGAGATGGACTTCTTCACTTCTATGCTGATCGGACTCCTTGGTTTCATAGGCGGTTTTCTCTATATGCGGAACTATCCCAAAATGGTTTGGAGAAGAAGGGTCGCTGAGGTTGAAAAAGCCCTTCCCTATGTTCTTAGACATATGGCGTCTCTCCTGAGCGCAGGGGTTGGTATAGCTGAAGCACTTGTTTCCGTAGCAAAAGCAGACTACGGTGCTGCCTCTGAGGAGTTTGAGCTTATTGTGAGGGATATGAGAGCGGGGGCATCGTTTGAGGAAGCCCTTGAGAGATTTGAGGAAAAAATGGGTTCCGAGAACGTTAGCAGGGTCGTAAAACAGATACTCAGAGCCATAAAGTTCGGTGGAAACCTCGCGGAGATTCTTTACAAGATGGCCGAGGATTTTGCCTTCGAGTACAGGATGAAGCTCGTTGAGTACGTGCAGAAAGTGAACGGTATAGCCTTCATTTACATGTTTATGACGATAGTTATGCCAACGATGTTCATCGTGGCTATACTTGCAGGTTCAGCCTTCAGCGCACAAAGTGGGGGAGGAGCCCTGGCACTGCAACCCTCAGCCTTGGCAGTAATCCTGCTCTTTGCGTTTCCAATGCTGTCACTGATAATAGTCACGATGATAAAGCGCGGGGAGCCGAGGTGA